One segment of Fusarium oxysporum f. sp. lycopersici 4287 chromosome 7, whole genome shotgun sequence DNA contains the following:
- a CDS encoding acetyltransferase, producing MDIRLLTNADLPLIQHANLENLPENYFLKYYLYHALSWPQLSYVAVDVSRPKKDPYEYPKIVGYVLAKMEEEPSDGIPHGHITSLSVMRTHRRLGIAEKLMRQSQLAMVETFQAKYVSLHVRVSNAAARHLYENTLGFTNEKTESKYYADGEDAFCMRLDLGGIKKQVDEALAEEEEEEAEDEGEAVGEVGRDPEAGKDKDKKKKMKVAVGRSLGVGSLVEKDDSKH from the exons ATGGATATCCGCCTCCTCACAAACGCAGACTTGCCCCTCATTCAGCACGCAAACCTCGAGAACCTCCCCGAGAACTACTTCCTCAAGTACTACCTCTACCATGCCCTCTCATGGCCCCAACTGAGCTACGTCGCCGTTGATGTCTCGCGACCCAAGAAGGATCCCTACGAGTACCCCAAGATCGTCGGATATGTCCttgccaagatggaggaggagcctTCAGACGGTATTCCGCATGGCCACATTACGAGTCTGAGCGTGATGCGAACACACCGAAGACTGGGTATTGCTGAGAAGTTGATGCGCCAAAGTC AACTGGCTATGGTCGAGACATTCCAGGCAAAATACGTCTCCCTCCACGTCCGTGTATCCAACGCCGCAGCCCGCCACCTCTACGAAAACACCCTCGGCTTCACCAACGAGAAGACCGAATCCAAATACTACGCCGATGGTGAAGACGCCTTCTGCATGCGTCTAGACCTTGGAGGCATCAAGAAACAAGTCGACGAGGCCCttgcagaggaagaagaagaagaagccgaggaCGAGGGCGAAGCCGTGGGTGAGGTTGGCCGTGATCCTGAAGCaggcaaggacaaggacaagaagaagaagatgaaggttgCTGTGGGGAGGAGCTTGGGCGTTGGTTCGTTGGTGGAAAAGGATGACTCGAAGCATtaa
- a CDS encoding NADH dehydrogenase — protein sequence MAIDPERSNGVPLNPHFRNPTPGANPPLEYDDPVTLPAGDIADNPYWKRDNRRNYPQLSVVNQSQFAQLLTVGSAAAPKVELIGEAGEKQLVAVKQESETGLAKALEKATDATKDVFVNGMPPLPSGQTLATGKWDVHKYEVTERSYGEGYPCRSFK from the exons ATGGCCATCGACCCTGAGCGATCCAACGGTGTCCCTCTGAACCCTCACTTCCGAAACCCTACACCCGGCGCGAACCCTCCTCTCGAGTACGACGACCCCGTTACGCTGCCCGCCGGCGACATCGCCGACAACCCTTACTGGAAGCGCGACAACCGCCGAAACTACCCCCAGCTCAGCGTCGTCAACCAATCCCAGTTCGCCCAGCTCCTCACTGTCGGCAGCGCCGCGGCTCCCAAGGTCGAGCTCATCGGCGAGGCTGGtgagaagcagctcgtgGCTGTCAAGCAGGAATCCGAGACTGGTCTGGCAAAGGCTCTCGAGAAGGCGACCGATGCGACTAAGGATGTGTTCGTTAATGGTATGCCCCCTCTGCCCAGTGGCCAGACCTTGGCAACTGGAAAGTGGGATGTGCACAAGTATGAGGTGACAGAGAGATCTTATGGTGAAGG ATACCCTTGCAGATCATTCAAATAA
- a CDS encoding NADH dehydrogenase, translating to MSSQAAKAASNVVSIAKKQTLQSTGIWEAFRRFMAIDPERSNGVPLNPHFRNPTPGANPPLEYDDPVTLPAGDIADNPYWKRDNRRNYPQLSVVNQSQFAQLLTVGSAAAPKVELIGEAGEKQLVAVKQESETGLAKALEKATDATKDVFVNGMPPLPSGQTLATGKWDVHKYEVTERSYGEGYPCRSFK from the exons ATGTCGTCCCAAGCGGCCAAAGCCGCCAGCAACGTGGTCAGCATCGCCAAG AAGCAAACCCTCCAGTCGACGGGCATCTGGGAGGCCTTCCGTCGCTTCATGGCCATCGACCCTGAGCGATCCAACGGTGTCCCTCTGAACCCTCACTTCCGAAACCCTACACCCGGCGCGAACCCTCCTCTCGAGTACGACGACCCCGTTACGCTGCCCGCCGGCGACATCGCCGACAACCCTTACTGGAAGCGCGACAACCGCCGAAACTACCCCCAGCTCAGCGTCGTCAACCAATCCCAGTTCGCCCAGCTCCTCACTGTCGGCAGCGCCGCGGCTCCCAAGGTCGAGCTCATCGGCGAGGCTGGtgagaagcagctcgtgGCTGTCAAGCAGGAATCCGAGACTGGTCTGGCAAAGGCTCTCGAGAAGGCGACCGATGCGACTAAGGATGTGTTCGTTAATGGTATGCCCCCTCTGCCCAGTGGCCAGACCTTGGCAACTGGAAAGTGGGATGTGCACAAGTATGAGGTGACAGAGAGATCTTATGGTGAAGG ATACCCTTGCAGATCATTCAAATAA
- a CDS encoding peroxiredoxin Q/BCP, with translation MPMELRKRKASTAPPPPPVKRKSTTKVPKAAAKVKEAAAKVTEKKEEPEEAKEEEKTEEEPKAEEPKAEESKKSGGKPKVGDVVDLDGFGGEIETNDGEKTTLKKLVDESKSGVVLFTYPKASTPGCTKQVCFFRDSYEPLTKDGLAIYGLSADSPKANTTFKEKQKLPYTLLCDPKATLIEAIGLKKAPKGTTRGVFVIGKEGKILVAEAGSPQGTLDRVQALVEELASK, from the exons ATGCCTATGGAACTTCGCAAGCGCAAGGCGTCTActgcccctccccctcctcctgTGAAGAGGAAGTCAACTACCAAGGTTCCCAAAGCGGCTGCCAAGGTGAAGGAGGCCGCTGCCAAGGTcacagagaagaaggaagagcctgaggaggctaaggaggaggagaagactGAGGAAGAGCCCAAGGCTGAGGAACCTAAGGCGGAGGAGTCCAAGAAGTCCGGTGGCAAGCCCAaggttggcgatgttgtGGACCTTGATGGTTTTGGAGGCGAGATAGAGACCAATGATGGTGAAAAGACCAcattgaagaagcttgttgatgagagcaAGTCTGGTGTCGTCCTCTTCACTTACCCCAAGGCATCTACTCCTGGCT GCACCAAGCAAGTCTGCTTCTTCCGCGACTCTTATGAGCCTCTCACCAAGGATGGCCTTGCCATCTACGGTCTCAGCGCCGACTCCCCCAAAGCCAACACAACcttcaaggagaagcaaaagcTCCCTTACACACTGCTATGCGACCCGAAGGCGACACTCATCGAGGCCATCGGTCTCAAGAAGGCTCCAAAGGGGACGACGCGCGGTGTTTTTGTCATTGGCAAGGAGGGCAAGATTCTGGTTGCCGAGGCCGGAAGCCCCCAGGGCACTCTTGATCGTGTTCAGGCACTGGTTGAAGAGCTGGCTAGCAAATAA
- a CDS encoding ubiquinol-cytochrome c reductase subunit 7 (At least one base has a quality score < 10) — protein sequence MKYSLAPFILRRPWLARLFKPAATWYVNAAGYRQLGLKYDDLLEEENEVAQQALKRLSNVESYERIYRIRRAVQCSYQHKLLPKDQWITTAMDKPYLQPLMEEVASEKAEKNELDSIAVVRKH from the exons ATGAAGTACTCGCTCGCCCCCTTCATCCTCCGTAGGCCGTGGCTCGCCCGCCTCTTCAAGCCCGCCGCTACCTGGTACGTCAACGCCGCCGGCTACCGCCAGCTGGGCCTCAA ATACGATGATCTcctcgaggaggagaacgAAGTTGCCCAGCAGGCCCTTAAGCGTCTCTCCAACGTTGAGTCTTATGAGCGCATCTACCGCATCCGACGTGCTGTTCAGTGCAGTTACCAGCACAAGCTCCTCCCCAAGGACCAGTGGATCACCACCGCCATG GACAAGCCTTACCTCCAGCCCCTGATGGAGGAGGTCGCCTCCgagaaggccgagaagaacGAGCTCGACTCCATTGCCGTCGTCCGAAAGCACTAA
- a CDS encoding ubiquitin thiolesterase (At least one base has a quality score < 10) — MSNRHLPAGQNIQGGAHGADMVGGPGAPRRRQPPPYVPYQQHHQHMNVMYPNNYMAYNQQYYGYQPHYQGQHYQNAQYPNVQYQGGQYQAGQYQNGQYQNGQYQTAQYQNAGMHSPGYVPYQNFARSPPAMPQYIPMSGVSVPPSYTPRPAQQQSPALSNPYQPPAAAPIPPQTPTSTHSSQMIPPPTPPVPQETELVPPGPAAPVEPAEPTQVPSPPPAPKEPFRAPLPWSSHPDFKFPARATKSRRRRRQLNADSEALSLPVEQQQAATEHASAPEANVTQHSGAVLTPASSAAPSETAEIKAADSPVSPVQQRSRTNTATSATSTATNRAAARSSAVPAPAIPSLPKASPKEAKPVRAEKPANGDIAPETTPEGSTKSEALEKGAPEKPAEPEPAPEPAPAVKAAPANWADLLRKPAAAAAAPVKSNAVNATNGSASSFSKANASSVAEAIHSFHVGLADQVSFLEPRGLINTGNMCYMNSVLQVLMFCLPFYDFLSQISKRAVHSFKSDTPLIDAMIMFMHEFKTIKSAAGIESLRTTLKNEELERYGDPFTPEFVYEAIRQLPRFASMRRGHQQDAEEFLGFLLQSLDDECTAVLKNSTLPGQERRASSGSGAGEDWLEVGRKQKAAVSRSSGPNSFSPISRIFGGSLRSEFRVPGLKDSITTEPYQPLQLDIGSPDVRNVVDALRGLTRPERLQGDFNSPRGKDVTATKQVFIDTLPPVLILHLKRFQFDAEGNGTVKIWKKIGYPLELEIPREALSRQKRQTYGDDGMPKYRLISVVYHHGKNASGGHYTVDVRRQEGREWIRIDDTVIRRVRSEDVAEGGEEEEIKDNRKDGQSSGSTGNRFGAVLDEDAGDDDGWSKVTSPAGGAKKWSSVANGTSNGSTKAKQVKDNIKDNKVAYLLFYQRV, encoded by the exons ATGAGTAACCGCCATCTGCCGGCTGGGCAGAATATACAGGGAGGAGCTCACGGCGCCGATATGGTCGGCGGTCCTGGAGCGCCTCGTCGGAGGCAGCCTCCTCCCTATGTTCCGTACCAGCAACATCACCAGCACATGAACGTCATGTATCCTAACAACTACATGGCCTACAACCAGCAGTACTATGGGTATCAGCCACACTACCAGGGTCAACACTACCAGAACGCACAGTATCCGAACGTGCAGTATCAAGGCGGACAGTATCAGGCTGGACAGTATCAGAATGGGCAATATCAGAATGGTCAATACCAAACCGCACAGTATCAAAATGCTGGAATGCATTCTCCTGGATATGTGCCTTACCAGAACTTCGCACGATCACCACCTGCTATGCCTCAGTACATTCCCATGTCTGGCGTGAGCGTTCCTCCGAGCTATACTCCTCGACCAGCTCAGCAACAGTCACCTGCTTTGTCGAATCCCTACCAACCTCCGGCTGCGGCTCCAATCCCGCCCCAGACTCCCACCTCCACCCACTCGTCGCAGATGATTCCTCCCCCGACTCCCCCGGTCCCCCAGGAGACTGAGCTAGTTCCTCCCGGTCCTGCTGCGCCTGTCGAGCCTGCGGAACCTACTCAAGTGCCTTCGCCTCCTCCCGCTCCCAAGGAACCCTTCCGTGCACCT CTACCATGGTCATCTCACCCCGATTTTAAGTTCCCTGCCAGGGCCACAAAGTCGAGGAGACGGAGGAGGCAACTCAATGCTGACAGTGAAGCTTTATCTTTACCAGTTGAGCAGCAACAAGCGGCCACAGAGCATGCCAGTGCTCCTGAAGCTAATGTCACCCAGCATTCGGGTGCAGTTCTCACCCCCGCGTCCTCGGCTGCTCCCTCTGAGACTGCCGAAATAAAGGCTGCCGATTCTCCCGTTTCTCCTGTCCAGCAACGATCACGCACCAACACTGCCACCAGCGCTACCTCGACCGCGACGAACCGCGCTGCCGCTCGCTCCTCCGCCGTCCCTGCCCCAGCTATTCCTTCTCTCCCTAAGGCCAGTCCTAAGGAGGCTAAGCCTGTGCGTGCTGAAAAGCCGGCAAACGGCGATATAGCCCCTGAGACTACTCCTGAGGGATCGACGAAATCTGAAGCCCTCGAGAAGGGAGCCCCTGAGAAGCctgctgagcctgagccCGCCCCCGAACCTGCCCCAGCAGTTAAGGCTGCCCCCGCAAACTGGGCGGACCTTTTGAGGaagcctgctgctgctgctgctgctcctgtAAAATCGAATGCGGTTAATG CCACCAACGGCTCTGCCTCCAGCTTTTCTAAAGCCAACGCAAGCTCTGTTGCGGAGGCTATTCACTCGTTCCACGTTGGTCTTGCCGACCAGGTTTCTTTCCTCGAGCCTCGCGGCCTGATCAACACCGGGAACATGTGTTATATGAACTCT GTATTGCAagttttgatgttttgtcTTCCCTTCTATGATTTCCTAAGCCAGATCAGCAAGCGTGCTGTTCACAGCTTCAAGAGTGATACTCCTCTTATCGATGCCAT GATTATGTTTATGCATGAattcaagaccatcaagTCCGCTGCTGGCATTGAGTCTCTGCGAACCACCCTCAAGAATGAGGAATTGGAGCGCTATGGTGATCCCTTCACACCTGAATTCGTTTACGAAGCTATCAGACAGCTTCCAAGATTCGCCAGTATGAGG CGAGGTCATCAGCAAGACGCTGAGGAATTCCTCGGCTTCCTGTTGCAGTCTCTTGATGACGAGTGTACTGCAGTCCTCAAGAACTCCACACTACCTGGTCAAGAACGCAGGGCCAGTTCTGGGTCAGGTGCTGGTGAAGACTGGCTTGAAGTTGGCAGGAAGCAAAAAGCCGCCGTCTCTCGATCCTCCGGACCTAACTCTTTCAGCCCCATCTCGAGGATTTTCGGTGGTTCATTAAGGTCAGAGTTCCGTGTACCAGGCTTGAAGGACTCTATCACCACTGAGCCTTATCAGCCCCTTCAGCTGGATATTGGATCTCCTGATGTGCGCAATGTTGTAGACGCTCTACGAGGCCTTACTCGTCCCGAGCGTCTTCAGGGAGACTTCAACTCACCTCGTGGCAAGGATGTCACGGCCACCAAGCAAGTTTTCATTGACACACTACCTCCCGTCCTCATACTGCATCTCAAGCGCTTCCAATTTGATGCAGAAGGCAATGGGACTGTCAAAATTTGGAAGAAGATCGGCTACCCCTTGGAGCTTGAGATTCCTCGTGAAGCCTTGTCGCGGCAGAAACGCCAGACGTACGGTGACGACGGCATGCCCAAGTACAGGTTGATCAGCGTAGTATACCACCATGGAAAGAACGCCAGCGGTGGGCATTATACTGTTGATGTTCGGCGTCAAGAAGGACGCGAGTGGATTCGCATCGACGACACCGTCATTCGCAGGGTCCGAAGTGAAGATGTTGCCGAGGGcggcgaggaggaagagatcaAAGACAACCGCAAGGACGGTCAATCATCTGGTTCTACTGGAAACCGATTCGGAGCGGTTCTCGACGAGGATGCTGGAGATGATGACGGCTGGAGCAAGGTCACAAGCCCTGCCGGAGGAGCGAAGAAATGGAGCAGCGTTGCCAACGGTACTAGTAACGGCAGTACCAAGGCCAAGCAGGTCAAGGACAAcatcaaggacaacaaggTTGCCTACCTGCTCTTCTACCAGCGAGTGTAA
- a CDS encoding ubiquitin thiolesterase (At least one base has a quality score < 10) — protein sequence MSNRHLPAGQNIQGGAHGADMVGGPGAPRRRQPPPYVPYQQHHQHMNVMYPNNYMAYNQQYYGYQPHYQGQHYQNAQYPNVQYQGGQYQAGQYQNGQYQNGQYQTAQYQNAGMHSPGYVPYQNFARSPPAMPQYIPMSGVSVPPSYTPRPAQQQSPALSNPYQPPAAAPIPPQTPTSTHSSQMIPPPTPPVPQETELVPPGPAAPVEPAEPTQVPSPPPAPKEPFRAPLPWSSHPDFKFPARATKSRRRRRQLNADSEALSLPVEQQQAATEHASAPEANVTQHSGAVLTPASSAAPSETAEIKAADSPVSPVQQRSRTNTATSATSTATNRAAARSSAVPAPAIPSLPKASPKEAKPVRAEKPANGDIAPETTPEGSTKSEALEKGAPEKPAEPEPAPEPAPAVKAAPANWADLLRKPAAAAAAPVKSNAVNGTASPSTPVNGHSTDGVVGATNGSASSFSKANASSVAEAIHSFHVGLADQVSFLEPRGLINTGNMCYMNSVLQVLMFCLPFYDFLSQISKRAVHSFKSDTPLIDAMIMFMHEFKTIKSAAGIESLRTTLKNEELERYGDPFTPEFVYEAIRQLPRFASMRRGHQQDAEEFLGFLLQSLDDECTAVLKNSTLPGQERRASSGSGAGEDWLEVGRKQKAAVSRSSGPNSFSPISRIFGGSLRSEFRVPGLKDSITTEPYQPLQLDIGSPDVRNVVDALRGLTRPERLQGDFNSPRGKDVTATKQVFIDTLPPVLILHLKRFQFDAEGNGTVKIWKKIGYPLELEIPREALSRQKRQTYGDDGMPKYRLISVVYHHGKNASGGHYTVDVRRQEGREWIRIDDTVIRRVRSEDVAEGGEEEEIKDNRKDGQSSGSTGNRFGAVLDEDAGDDDGWSKVTSPAGGAKKWSSVANGTSNGSTKAKQVKDNIKDNKVAYLLFYQRV from the exons ATGAGTAACCGCCATCTGCCGGCTGGGCAGAATATACAGGGAGGAGCTCACGGCGCCGATATGGTCGGCGGTCCTGGAGCGCCTCGTCGGAGGCAGCCTCCTCCCTATGTTCCGTACCAGCAACATCACCAGCACATGAACGTCATGTATCCTAACAACTACATGGCCTACAACCAGCAGTACTATGGGTATCAGCCACACTACCAGGGTCAACACTACCAGAACGCACAGTATCCGAACGTGCAGTATCAAGGCGGACAGTATCAGGCTGGACAGTATCAGAATGGGCAATATCAGAATGGTCAATACCAAACCGCACAGTATCAAAATGCTGGAATGCATTCTCCTGGATATGTGCCTTACCAGAACTTCGCACGATCACCACCTGCTATGCCTCAGTACATTCCCATGTCTGGCGTGAGCGTTCCTCCGAGCTATACTCCTCGACCAGCTCAGCAACAGTCACCTGCTTTGTCGAATCCCTACCAACCTCCGGCTGCGGCTCCAATCCCGCCCCAGACTCCCACCTCCACCCACTCGTCGCAGATGATTCCTCCCCCGACTCCCCCGGTCCCCCAGGAGACTGAGCTAGTTCCTCCCGGTCCTGCTGCGCCTGTCGAGCCTGCGGAACCTACTCAAGTGCCTTCGCCTCCTCCCGCTCCCAAGGAACCCTTCCGTGCACCT CTACCATGGTCATCTCACCCCGATTTTAAGTTCCCTGCCAGGGCCACAAAGTCGAGGAGACGGAGGAGGCAACTCAATGCTGACAGTGAAGCTTTATCTTTACCAGTTGAGCAGCAACAAGCGGCCACAGAGCATGCCAGTGCTCCTGAAGCTAATGTCACCCAGCATTCGGGTGCAGTTCTCACCCCCGCGTCCTCGGCTGCTCCCTCTGAGACTGCCGAAATAAAGGCTGCCGATTCTCCCGTTTCTCCTGTCCAGCAACGATCACGCACCAACACTGCCACCAGCGCTACCTCGACCGCGACGAACCGCGCTGCCGCTCGCTCCTCCGCCGTCCCTGCCCCAGCTATTCCTTCTCTCCCTAAGGCCAGTCCTAAGGAGGCTAAGCCTGTGCGTGCTGAAAAGCCGGCAAACGGCGATATAGCCCCTGAGACTACTCCTGAGGGATCGACGAAATCTGAAGCCCTCGAGAAGGGAGCCCCTGAGAAGCctgctgagcctgagccCGCCCCCGAACCTGCCCCAGCAGTTAAGGCTGCCCCCGCAAACTGGGCGGACCTTTTGAGGaagcctgctgctgctgctgctgctcctgtAAAATCGAATGCGGTTAATGGTACTGCCTCTCCTAGTACTCCGGTCAACGGCCATAGTactgatggtgttgttggagCCACCAACGGCTCTGCCTCCAGCTTTTCTAAAGCCAACGCAAGCTCTGTTGCGGAGGCTATTCACTCGTTCCACGTTGGTCTTGCCGACCAGGTTTCTTTCCTCGAGCCTCGCGGCCTGATCAACACCGGGAACATGTGTTATATGAACTCT GTATTGCAagttttgatgttttgtcTTCCCTTCTATGATTTCCTAAGCCAGATCAGCAAGCGTGCTGTTCACAGCTTCAAGAGTGATACTCCTCTTATCGATGCCAT GATTATGTTTATGCATGAattcaagaccatcaagTCCGCTGCTGGCATTGAGTCTCTGCGAACCACCCTCAAGAATGAGGAATTGGAGCGCTATGGTGATCCCTTCACACCTGAATTCGTTTACGAAGCTATCAGACAGCTTCCAAGATTCGCCAGTATGAGG CGAGGTCATCAGCAAGACGCTGAGGAATTCCTCGGCTTCCTGTTGCAGTCTCTTGATGACGAGTGTACTGCAGTCCTCAAGAACTCCACACTACCTGGTCAAGAACGCAGGGCCAGTTCTGGGTCAGGTGCTGGTGAAGACTGGCTTGAAGTTGGCAGGAAGCAAAAAGCCGCCGTCTCTCGATCCTCCGGACCTAACTCTTTCAGCCCCATCTCGAGGATTTTCGGTGGTTCATTAAGGTCAGAGTTCCGTGTACCAGGCTTGAAGGACTCTATCACCACTGAGCCTTATCAGCCCCTTCAGCTGGATATTGGATCTCCTGATGTGCGCAATGTTGTAGACGCTCTACGAGGCCTTACTCGTCCCGAGCGTCTTCAGGGAGACTTCAACTCACCTCGTGGCAAGGATGTCACGGCCACCAAGCAAGTTTTCATTGACACACTACCTCCCGTCCTCATACTGCATCTCAAGCGCTTCCAATTTGATGCAGAAGGCAATGGGACTGTCAAAATTTGGAAGAAGATCGGCTACCCCTTGGAGCTTGAGATTCCTCGTGAAGCCTTGTCGCGGCAGAAACGCCAGACGTACGGTGACGACGGCATGCCCAAGTACAGGTTGATCAGCGTAGTATACCACCATGGAAAGAACGCCAGCGGTGGGCATTATACTGTTGATGTTCGGCGTCAAGAAGGACGCGAGTGGATTCGCATCGACGACACCGTCATTCGCAGGGTCCGAAGTGAAGATGTTGCCGAGGGcggcgaggaggaagagatcaAAGACAACCGCAAGGACGGTCAATCATCTGGTTCTACTGGAAACCGATTCGGAGCGGTTCTCGACGAGGATGCTGGAGATGATGACGGCTGGAGCAAGGTCACAAGCCCTGCCGGAGGAGCGAAGAAATGGAGCAGCGTTGCCAACGGTACTAGTAACGGCAGTACCAAGGCCAAGCAGGTCAAGGACAAcatcaaggacaacaaggTTGCCTACCTGCTCTTCTACCAGCGAGTGTAA